In a single window of the Bremerella alba genome:
- a CDS encoding glycosyltransferase — translation MTKESRNRKLTAVLVVNEETDLIRETLNSVRQIVDEIVLLNTGNTNAISSLASEFQARVVAHAWQDSFGEARNAALAHVTGEWILWLDPGETIAAEDAASLRQFVNSQVDIMTAYVLLVRAPQAPGAIGSEQIGQVRLHPNHPGIRYEGRVRENVIQSLAECGMSIEAVPFLVQRNGIESDSNWKIKRASRDAKLVEREIKETGPSARLMICMGEAVQTLNDQANALMFYEQACRLSEHGSAEMLEAFYGILTALDSRPDGLDTQIQTCMTALEIFPLDAQLLCAIGGYLQSKGHLDLARRSFETAYKHGQINLETWHIDDIDEIAASCLAITTHAVGREEEAERILMEALVDCPRSVRLRRQVIETHVKHGRRQEAIVELDKLPSDYPKIESLRSAVRGASLASKENWVAARPYLEAAYRQGSREPLCLRWYATTLAALGELEMSREVLTTWKERDSHNSEPDELLRTLLGGPTVRLSTSSKAG, via the coding sequence TGACCAAGGAATCTCGCAATCGTAAGCTGACTGCTGTCTTGGTAGTCAACGAAGAGACGGATCTAATCCGCGAGACGCTAAATAGTGTGCGTCAGATTGTGGATGAGATCGTGCTGTTGAATACTGGTAACACGAACGCAATCTCGTCCCTTGCCAGTGAGTTTCAGGCCCGCGTTGTGGCCCATGCCTGGCAGGATTCGTTCGGCGAGGCACGCAATGCCGCGCTAGCGCATGTGACTGGCGAATGGATCCTGTGGCTCGATCCAGGCGAAACGATCGCTGCGGAAGATGCGGCTAGTCTTCGCCAGTTCGTCAACAGCCAAGTCGACATTATGACGGCCTACGTGCTGCTGGTCCGCGCGCCGCAAGCTCCCGGAGCCATCGGCAGCGAACAGATCGGCCAGGTTCGTCTGCACCCCAATCATCCTGGCATTCGTTATGAAGGGCGTGTGCGAGAAAACGTGATTCAATCGCTCGCCGAATGTGGCATGTCGATCGAAGCCGTTCCATTTCTCGTGCAGCGCAATGGGATCGAGAGCGATTCCAACTGGAAGATCAAACGTGCCAGTCGCGACGCCAAACTGGTCGAACGCGAAATCAAAGAAACGGGCCCCAGTGCCCGCCTGATGATTTGCATGGGCGAAGCCGTGCAGACACTAAACGATCAGGCCAACGCGCTGATGTTCTACGAACAGGCTTGCCGTTTGTCGGAGCATGGATCGGCCGAGATGCTCGAGGCTTTCTACGGCATTCTCACGGCGCTTGATAGTCGACCTGATGGCCTTGATACACAAATTCAAACCTGCATGACGGCATTAGAGATCTTTCCACTCGATGCCCAACTGCTCTGTGCGATTGGTGGCTACCTGCAATCGAAAGGACACCTCGATTTGGCGAGACGTTCTTTTGAAACCGCCTACAAGCATGGCCAAATCAATCTGGAAACCTGGCATATCGACGACATCGACGAGATCGCCGCGTCATGCCTGGCGATTACGACACACGCTGTTGGTCGGGAAGAAGAAGCAGAGCGGATCCTGATGGAAGCTCTTGTGGATTGTCCCCGATCGGTTCGACTACGTCGCCAGGTGATCGAGACCCACGTCAAGCACGGCCGACGCCAGGAAGCGATCGTCGAACTCGATAAGTTGCCGTCCGACTATCCCAAAATTGAATCGCTGCGAAGTGCTGTTCGGGGAGCGTCGTTGGCATCGAAAGAAAATTGGGTTGCCGCTCGTCCTTATCTCGAAGCCGCCTATCGACAGGGATCTCGTGAGCCATTGTGCCTGCGATGGTATGCAACAACGTTGGCCGCACTTGGCGAGCTAGAAATGTCGCGGGAGGTCTTAACAACCTGGAAGGAACGCGACTCTCACAATTCAGAACCTGACGAGTTGCTGAGAACTCTACTGGGTGGACCGACCGTCCGTTTGTCGACATCCAGCAAAGCTGGCTAG